Proteins encoded in a region of the Sphingomonas sp. OV641 genome:
- a CDS encoding acyl-CoA dehydrogenase family protein, with translation MASAAELDRSTDSLEGFRQEARTWLEANFPQSLRGKDNAMSAVDGPTDETSDQKAWREAMGEKGWGVPTWPAELGGGGLTREQARVLGEEMMRIGAWNPIGGMGVMMFGPTLLEYGNEEQKRKHIPGIVRGEVRWCQGYSEPGAGSDLASLQTFAEDRGDHYIVNGQKTWTSGGQWADKCFALVRTDKSQKHAGISFLLIDMDAEGVETRPIKLISGASPFCETFFTNVKVPKENLVGREGQGWEIGTRLLQHERNSLSGGGGSQGRMNQGEPIPSIAKKYRELDAEGRLSDSDLRTRIIKHEMDQRAFALTLRRAALEAKGNAGPSAATSVMKNVGARITQDRAELAIEIMGMQGLGWEGEGFAQEELAQTRTWLWGKAVSIYGGSSEIQNNVIAKRILGMLDHQ, from the coding sequence ATGGCAAGTGCCGCCGAACTAGACCGTTCCACTGACTCGCTGGAGGGCTTCCGCCAGGAGGCGCGGACGTGGCTTGAGGCCAATTTCCCGCAGAGCCTGCGTGGCAAGGACAATGCAATGTCTGCCGTGGATGGTCCGACTGACGAGACGTCGGATCAGAAGGCTTGGCGCGAGGCGATGGGTGAAAAGGGGTGGGGTGTCCCGACCTGGCCGGCGGAACTCGGCGGCGGCGGGCTGACGCGTGAACAGGCGCGGGTGCTCGGTGAGGAGATGATGCGCATCGGGGCGTGGAACCCGATCGGCGGCATGGGCGTGATGATGTTCGGCCCGACCTTGCTCGAATATGGCAATGAGGAACAGAAGCGGAAGCACATTCCCGGCATCGTTCGCGGCGAGGTCCGCTGGTGTCAGGGCTATTCCGAACCAGGCGCCGGTTCGGATCTCGCCAGCCTTCAGACCTTCGCCGAGGACAGGGGCGATCACTACATTGTCAATGGGCAGAAGACCTGGACCTCTGGCGGTCAATGGGCGGACAAGTGCTTCGCGCTTGTGCGCACCGACAAGTCACAGAAGCACGCCGGCATCAGCTTCCTGCTGATCGACATGGATGCGGAAGGCGTTGAGACGCGCCCGATCAAGCTAATCTCCGGCGCCTCGCCGTTCTGCGAAACTTTCTTCACCAACGTGAAGGTGCCAAAGGAAAATCTGGTCGGCCGCGAAGGACAGGGCTGGGAAATCGGCACGCGCCTTTTGCAGCATGAGCGCAATTCGCTCTCCGGGGGCGGCGGATCGCAGGGCCGCATGAACCAGGGTGAGCCGATCCCGTCTATCGCCAAGAAATATCGTGAGCTCGATGCGGAAGGCCGCCTGTCGGACAGCGATCTCAGGACCCGCATCATCAAGCATGAGATGGATCAGCGTGCCTTTGCGCTCACGCTGCGCCGCGCGGCGCTGGAGGCGAAGGGCAATGCCGGGCCGTCCGCCGCGACCAGCGTCATGAAGAACGTCGGCGCGCGGATTACCCAGGATCGCGCCGAACTGGCGATCGAGATCATGGGCATGCAGGGGCTTGGCTGGGAAGGCGAAGGCTTCGCTCAGGAGGAGCTCGCCCAGACGCGCACCTGGCTGTGGGGCAAGGCCGTTTCAATCTACGGCGGCTCGTCGGAAATTCAGAATAATGTGATCGCCAAGCGCATTCTCGGGATGCTCGATCACCAGTGA
- a CDS encoding MFS transporter, translated as MRFEHRAVPIAVIAMLIDSIGFGIVLPVLPSLIVELGKVPLAEATRIGGYMLAVYAVTHFFAGPVIGSLSDRFGRRRVLLASLGCFAVDYALMAAAPSLGWLFAGRAIAGIAGATYGPANAVIADVTPPEKRGAAFGLLGAAFGGGFILGPAIGGLLADQGARAPFFAAAGLAFVNMVLILAFMPETLPPERRRAFDWKRAYAVGAFAPLFQSAGASALLAGALVWQVAHMVYPSTWAFFAALALGWDAEAVGWSLAASGLAMMFAQVVLIRPAIRYLGEERTVLIGLASGAIVFAGYVFAREGWQIYALIAVGALTGLVFPSINALLSSRVDPSNQGALQGGMASLASIAAIVGPLAMTQALALGAERGHAGGAFLLAAILCLITFCIFLFGVVRRPGRLA; from the coding sequence ATGCGATTCGAACATCGTGCCGTGCCGATTGCGGTGATCGCCATGCTGATCGATTCGATCGGTTTCGGGATCGTATTGCCGGTATTGCCGTCGCTGATCGTGGAACTGGGCAAGGTACCGCTTGCCGAAGCGACGCGGATCGGCGGGTACATGCTGGCGGTCTATGCCGTAACTCACTTCTTCGCCGGGCCGGTGATCGGGAGCCTATCGGATCGGTTTGGCCGCCGCCGCGTGCTGCTGGCGAGTCTCGGGTGCTTTGCGGTCGATTATGCATTGATGGCAGCCGCGCCATCGCTCGGCTGGCTGTTCGCCGGCCGCGCGATCGCCGGGATCGCTGGCGCGACCTACGGCCCGGCCAATGCGGTGATCGCGGACGTGACGCCACCCGAGAAGCGCGGCGCGGCCTTTGGCTTGCTGGGCGCGGCCTTCGGCGGCGGCTTCATCCTGGGGCCGGCGATTGGTGGCTTGCTGGCAGATCAGGGCGCACGCGCACCGTTCTTCGCCGCGGCGGGGCTCGCTTTCGTCAACATGGTGCTGATCCTCGCGTTCATGCCCGAAACGCTGCCGCCGGAGCGGCGGCGTGCATTTGACTGGAAGCGGGCATACGCCGTGGGCGCTTTCGCCCCGCTGTTCCAGAGCGCGGGAGCAAGCGCGCTGCTGGCGGGCGCATTGGTCTGGCAGGTGGCTCATATGGTCTATCCGTCGACCTGGGCCTTTTTCGCGGCGCTCGCGCTGGGTTGGGATGCGGAGGCCGTCGGCTGGTCGCTCGCAGCGAGCGGGCTGGCCATGATGTTCGCTCAGGTCGTCCTGATCCGGCCGGCAATTCGTTATCTGGGGGAGGAGCGAACGGTGTTGATCGGGCTGGCGAGCGGCGCGATCGTCTTTGCCGGATATGTCTTCGCGCGGGAGGGGTGGCAGATATATGCCCTCATTGCGGTGGGCGCGCTCACCGGCCTGGTCTTCCCGTCGATCAACGCGCTGCTGTCGTCCCGCGTCGATCCGTCCAACCAAGGCGCATTGCAGGGCGGCATGGCGAGCCTCGCCAGCATTGCCGCGATCGTCGGCCCCCTTGCGATGACCCAGGCGCTGGCGCTCGGCGCGGAGCGCGGACATGCCGGCGGCGCGTTCCTCCTGGCCGCCATCCTGTGCCTTATCACCTTCTGCATCTTCTTGTTCGGCGTAGTGCGGCGGCCCGGTCGGCTTGCCTGA
- a CDS encoding class I adenylate-forming enzyme family protein gives MESIADLLAQPFGTLPDLIRQHAGNQPYKIAITDGDAELTYRALDALMDRAAAALQRDGTAQGQAVAMVSYPSVAQAAVFLAAVRAGSIAAPIQPSATPEQIAGMIGDSGANLVFLDAANAEALASETLSARIVMLEELDRWLAPEGATPDEVTVHPNDGFNIIYSSGTTGIPKGIVQSHAMRWQHLSRNSAAGFDTAVTLLATPLYSNTTLVSFLPTLAWGGTAVLMKKFDAHRYLELAEQYRATHTMLVPVQYQRIMALSNFDRFDLSSFRFKTCTSAPFKAELKRDVLNRWPGKLVEYYGMTEGGASFILAADEFPDKLHTVGRLSPGHEAILLDDEGNEVAPGEMGEIVGRSPAMMNGYHKREGATRDAEYHDAQGNRWIRHGDVGRFDEDGFLILMDRKKDMIISGGFNIYPSDLEAVLAQHPAVADCTVVGVPSEEWGETPVGFYVPRAGASESAEDVRAATNAKLGKTQRLSALYVTDELPRSAIGKVLKRELRDRLSAGEFRGETA, from the coding sequence ATGGAGAGTATCGCAGACCTTCTGGCGCAGCCCTTTGGCACCCTGCCCGACCTCATCCGGCAACATGCCGGCAATCAGCCTTACAAGATCGCCATCACGGATGGCGATGCCGAGCTGACCTACCGCGCGCTGGACGCGCTGATGGATCGTGCGGCCGCGGCGCTTCAGCGCGATGGCACGGCTCAGGGCCAGGCCGTGGCGATGGTGAGCTACCCCAGCGTCGCGCAGGCCGCCGTGTTCCTGGCGGCTGTACGCGCGGGCTCGATCGCGGCGCCGATCCAGCCGTCAGCGACGCCGGAGCAGATTGCCGGCATGATCGGCGACAGTGGCGCCAATCTGGTGTTCCTGGATGCGGCCAACGCCGAAGCGCTCGCCTCTGAGACGCTGAGCGCGCGGATCGTTATGCTGGAAGAACTCGACCGCTGGCTGGCTCCTGAAGGTGCGACGCCGGATGAGGTGACCGTTCACCCGAACGACGGGTTCAACATCATCTATTCGTCCGGAACGACGGGGATCCCGAAGGGCATCGTTCAGAGCCATGCGATGCGGTGGCAGCATCTGTCCCGCAACAGCGCCGCCGGGTTCGACACGGCGGTGACGCTCCTTGCCACCCCGCTTTATTCCAACACGACGCTGGTCAGCTTCCTGCCCACACTCGCCTGGGGTGGAACGGCGGTGCTGATGAAGAAGTTCGACGCGCACCGCTATCTGGAGCTCGCCGAGCAGTATCGCGCCACGCATACCATGCTCGTGCCAGTCCAGTATCAGCGCATCATGGCCCTCTCGAACTTCGACCGCTTCGATCTCTCGTCATTTCGCTTCAAGACGTGCACGTCCGCGCCGTTCAAGGCGGAACTGAAGCGCGATGTGCTGAACCGCTGGCCCGGCAAACTGGTCGAATATTACGGCATGACCGAGGGGGGCGCGTCGTTCATCCTTGCCGCGGATGAGTTTCCTGACAAGCTGCACACGGTCGGGCGTTTGTCGCCCGGGCATGAAGCAATCCTGCTCGACGACGAGGGCAACGAAGTGGCGCCCGGCGAGATGGGCGAGATCGTCGGGCGCTCGCCCGCGATGATGAACGGCTATCACAAGCGCGAGGGCGCCACGCGCGATGCGGAATACCATGACGCCCAAGGCAATCGCTGGATCAGGCATGGCGATGTCGGTCGGTTCGATGAGGATGGCTTTCTGATCCTGATGGATCGCAAGAAGGACATGATCATTTCCGGCGGCTTCAACATCTATCCGTCTGACCTTGAGGCGGTACTCGCACAGCATCCTGCCGTTGCCGACTGCACGGTGGTGGGAGTGCCGAGCGAGGAATGGGGTGAAACGCCGGTGGGCTTCTACGTGCCCCGTGCCGGCGCCAGCGAGAGCGCAGAAGACGTGCGCGCAGCGACCAATGCGAAGCTCGGCAAGACCCAGCGACTTTCCGCGCTGTACGTGACCGATGAACTGCCGCGCAGCGCGATCGGCAAGGTATTGAAGCGGGAATTGCGGGACCGGCTTTCCGCAGGCGAATTCCGGGGGGAAACAGCATGA
- a CDS encoding glutathione binding-like protein: MIDLYYWPTPNGHKITLFLEEAGLEYTIKPVNIGAGEQFQPDFLKIAPNNRMPAIVDHAPKDGGEPVSVFESGAILLYLAEKTGRFGGESVRARAEVNQWLMWQMGGLGPMLGQNHHFRNYAPEKIPYAIDRYLKETNRLYGVLDRRLADRRFAAGDDYSIADMASYPWILPDAQGQDLADFPNLARWHEAIKARPATERAYARAKEVQAQSAPMSEEAKKVLFGQTAATGR; this comes from the coding sequence ATGATCGATCTCTATTATTGGCCGACGCCGAACGGCCACAAGATCACGCTGTTTCTCGAGGAAGCCGGCCTCGAGTACACCATCAAGCCTGTGAACATCGGAGCGGGAGAGCAATTCCAGCCCGATTTCCTGAAGATCGCGCCGAACAACCGTATGCCGGCGATCGTGGACCACGCCCCGAAGGACGGCGGCGAGCCCGTGTCCGTGTTCGAATCGGGTGCGATCCTGCTGTACCTTGCGGAAAAGACCGGGCGGTTCGGCGGCGAAAGCGTCCGTGCGCGCGCCGAGGTGAACCAATGGCTGATGTGGCAGATGGGCGGTCTGGGCCCGATGCTGGGGCAAAACCACCATTTCCGCAACTATGCCCCGGAAAAGATACCCTATGCGATCGATCGCTATCTGAAGGAGACGAACCGGCTGTACGGCGTCCTTGACCGGCGCCTGGCAGACCGGCGTTTCGCGGCAGGCGACGATTATTCGATCGCTGACATGGCCAGCTATCCCTGGATTCTGCCTGACGCGCAGGGGCAGGACCTTGCGGATTTCCCAAATCTGGCGCGCTGGCATGAGGCCATCAAGGCGCGACCCGCAACCGAGCGGGCCTATGCCCGCGCCAAGGAGGTCCAGGCGCAATCCGCTCCGATGAGTGAGGAAGCCAAGAAGGTGCTCTTCGGACAGACCGCCGCGACCGGTCGCTGA
- a CDS encoding SDR family NAD(P)-dependent oxidoreductase, with protein MRGGVAIVTGGGTGIGAAVVRRLAARGVQSVINYAHSRTEAEGLAEEVANGSIAVKADIADDAECRKLVATAMETFGRLDFLVNNAGRTKHVAHEDLHGLDAEDFVDIYRLNTIAAFQMVRACAPAMQSGSMSAVVNVASIAGLHGVGSSIAYAASKGALITMTQSLARVLAPAIRVNAVAPGYVGTGWFEKSLGEEGKAKLDHNIAKRTPMAMAPQAEDIAGPIEMLLDPAGKAITGEVLRIDAGFHLDTGGSRRPGREG; from the coding sequence ATGCGGGGAGGTGTTGCGATCGTAACCGGCGGCGGGACCGGGATCGGGGCCGCGGTTGTTCGGCGGCTTGCCGCCCGCGGCGTGCAGAGCGTGATCAATTACGCTCATAGTCGTACCGAGGCGGAGGGGCTCGCCGAAGAAGTCGCGAACGGATCGATCGCGGTTAAGGCCGACATCGCCGATGATGCGGAATGCCGGAAGCTCGTTGCGACGGCGATGGAGACGTTCGGGCGACTCGACTTCCTCGTGAATAATGCCGGCCGTACCAAGCATGTCGCGCATGAGGATCTGCACGGCTTGGACGCGGAAGACTTCGTGGACATTTACAGGCTGAACACCATTGCCGCGTTCCAGATGGTTCGCGCTTGCGCGCCGGCGATGCAAAGTGGGTCGATGAGCGCGGTGGTGAACGTCGCCTCGATAGCTGGCCTGCACGGGGTCGGCTCGTCGATCGCCTATGCGGCGTCGAAGGGCGCGCTGATCACCATGACGCAGAGCCTCGCCCGCGTTCTCGCGCCGGCGATCCGCGTGAACGCGGTTGCGCCGGGCTATGTCGGGACGGGGTGGTTCGAGAAGTCGCTCGGCGAGGAAGGCAAGGCGAAGCTCGACCACAATATCGCGAAGCGCACGCCGATGGCGATGGCGCCGCAGGCAGAGGATATCGCCGGTCCGATTGAGATGCTGCTGGACCCGGCGGGCAAGGCGATCACCGGAGAGGTCCTGCGCATCGACGCCGGCTTCCATCTCGACACCGGCGGCAGCCGCCGGCCAGGCCGCGAAGGCTGA
- a CDS encoding acyl-CoA dehydrogenase family protein, producing the protein MAVLNDEQVMLRDMAREWADNESPIAAFRKLRDAAPAKGFDPEAWTTVGQMGWAGVVIPEEFGGSAFGYLSLGLVVEQLGRNLAVSPLSSTAVAATAIVMGASDAAKQEWLPKLASGEAVATLAIDEAPVHGGAIKASVSAGKLSGTKRFVAEGDGADVFIVVAADGLYLVAKGEGVTVSARKMVDSRSHADIEFRDAPAEKLGGADLTQAIVDRATAVTAAEMLGMADSAFNQTLDYLKQRVQFGQVLSTFQALQHRMAKMKTELELMRSAVEGALEAIDAGRSDIDQAVSLSKAIANDTLRLVSREMVQLHGGVGMTDEYDAGLYLKRSAVLESMWGTASYHRDRFARLNGY; encoded by the coding sequence ATGGCGGTGTTGAACGACGAACAGGTGATGCTGCGGGACATGGCGCGCGAATGGGCGGACAATGAATCCCCCATCGCGGCCTTCCGAAAGCTGCGCGATGCGGCTCCCGCAAAGGGCTTTGATCCTGAGGCGTGGACTACCGTCGGCCAGATGGGCTGGGCCGGCGTGGTGATCCCGGAGGAATTCGGCGGGTCTGCCTTTGGCTATCTGTCGCTGGGTCTGGTGGTCGAGCAGCTCGGGCGCAACCTGGCCGTGTCGCCTTTGTCGTCCACCGCGGTGGCGGCCACCGCGATCGTGATGGGCGCATCCGATGCGGCGAAGCAGGAGTGGCTGCCGAAGCTGGCTTCGGGCGAGGCGGTCGCGACGCTCGCGATCGACGAAGCGCCCGTCCACGGCGGCGCGATCAAGGCGTCGGTTTCCGCTGGCAAGCTCAGCGGTACCAAGCGGTTCGTGGCCGAGGGCGACGGGGCCGACGTGTTCATCGTGGTGGCCGCCGACGGCTTGTACCTCGTTGCCAAGGGTGAGGGGGTGACCGTTTCTGCCCGCAAGATGGTGGACAGCCGCAGCCACGCGGACATCGAATTCCGCGATGCTCCGGCCGAGAAGCTCGGCGGTGCGGACCTGACCCAGGCGATTGTCGACCGTGCCACTGCCGTGACGGCCGCAGAGATGCTCGGCATGGCGGACAGCGCGTTCAATCAGACGCTCGATTACCTGAAGCAGCGCGTGCAGTTCGGGCAGGTCCTCTCGACCTTCCAGGCACTGCAGCACCGCATGGCGAAGATGAAGACCGAGCTTGAACTCATGCGCTCTGCCGTGGAGGGCGCGCTCGAGGCGATTGACGCTGGCCGCTCGGACATCGATCAGGCGGTCAGCCTGTCGAAGGCGATCGCCAATGATACGCTGCGCCTTGTCAGCCGGGAAATGGTTCAGCTGCACGGCGGTGTCGGCATGACCGATGAATATGACGCCGGTCTGTATCTGAAGCGGTCTGCTGTTCTGGAAAGCATGTGGGGCACGGCTTCTTATCACCGCGATCGCTTCGCGCGTCTAAACGGTTATTGA